A genome region from Pseudanabaena sp. Chao 1811 includes the following:
- a CDS encoding GAF domain-containing protein, with product MDSTLLDQIRHLCRDRAAYERLKAILVQQERVHQLSWEERYKKLMSVPDTETETANAFSNIIAREKALAQLADAIQRSPSLELVLQVAVQVAQKLLQVDRVAIFRRYPDGRGEFVTDAIASGMVSIADMPERQLLLARHMIDSMQTEQSPQIVDSIRSSSLSSHIITLLEQIGISSYTANKIYAGHDAWGTLVAFHGTAYHVWSESDRTSLSLVAAQIGIAISLANLRQQSQALAEDLETLKVELDGLQKTVAEIIESETQPLIAEAPSSLISNIDEPLVTMFSQDVTTEELENNSDDLEEDDQKDLEEDHFEPISPLEHLVDQDLDEEIGESEADIEDVEDIVDEDEIVDSEYIAISQNGLPRLFLIQDIKPSSNEDSGEPEDIEDIEPEEETANTDEQATLISHPVEAEELTRDEECLETVQENTTDTEETQIAESASEFRRIETGEVIVHEIKEINEPEEVIVNEAKEINESEETIETENISKSETEESQCEEIIVNEAETTDEPEKQPEEEITVVKSEEVSEKESEVLETFEIKSLDAEKIVEPEILNLPSPANVEIDSNQQEAIDPEPLEPITNESQLVAEVSDLEPLALEALVAPRALDVESKVDDSEQEAIATEPCETSSSKDQTESDANSEIAATSDGLAQPEQEPIASEIELESEDVAVDIAETIETKTSLSTELEATESPAIESTENIEEESIADNIAENNTEHGNESTSEVEISTLAIGQEKEEIKDVDERPEELAPSDQEKLSQADLETSRPDIYDEERDPAIEPQFMETILAIAGNDSKGINFLLNVIDSYLEETPKLVQAIDKAIALNDHPRLLQILNTLRSSSDYIGALPLSYQCRQLESAVRANYVVLIYACLSQVAIEAQRATEALRIERSRYV from the coding sequence ATGGATTCTACCCTCTTAGATCAAATTCGCCACCTATGCCGCGATCGCGCTGCCTATGAACGACTCAAAGCAATTTTGGTGCAGCAGGAACGTGTTCATCAACTGAGCTGGGAAGAACGATACAAAAAGCTCATGTCCGTGCCAGATACGGAAACGGAGACCGCCAATGCTTTTAGCAATATTATTGCTAGAGAAAAAGCACTCGCCCAACTTGCCGATGCCATTCAGCGATCGCCCTCCTTAGAGCTAGTTTTACAGGTAGCTGTCCAAGTCGCACAGAAACTCCTCCAAGTTGATCGAGTCGCCATTTTTCGCCGTTATCCCGATGGGCGTGGTGAGTTTGTTACTGATGCGATCGCCTCAGGGATGGTATCTATTGCAGATATGCCCGAAAGACAACTTCTATTAGCGCGGCATATGATTGATTCTATGCAAACGGAACAATCTCCCCAGATCGTTGACAGTATCCGTAGTTCGAGCTTATCTTCGCATATCATCACATTGCTTGAACAGATTGGCATATCCTCCTATACCGCAAACAAAATTTATGCAGGACATGACGCATGGGGGACATTAGTTGCTTTTCATGGCACTGCTTATCATGTTTGGTCAGAAAGCGATCGCACTTCTCTCTCCCTAGTTGCGGCTCAGATTGGGATTGCCATCTCTTTAGCCAATCTACGGCAACAGTCTCAAGCCTTAGCCGAAGATCTGGAAACTCTAAAAGTTGAACTAGATGGTTTACAAAAAACAGTTGCCGAAATTATCGAGAGTGAAACTCAACCGCTAATTGCTGAAGCGCCAAGTTCTTTAATCTCAAATATAGATGAACCGCTCGTCACGATGTTCTCCCAAGATGTAACGACAGAAGAGCTTGAGAATAACAGTGATGATTTAGAGGAGGATGATCAGAAAGATTTAGAAGAAGATCATTTTGAGCCTATTAGCCCATTAGAACATCTAGTAGATCAAGATTTGGACGAAGAGATTGGTGAATCAGAAGCAGATATCGAAGACGTAGAAGACATTGTTGATGAAGATGAGATTGTCGATTCTGAATATATTGCAATATCTCAGAATGGTCTGCCACGCTTATTTTTGATTCAGGATATCAAGCCATCATCAAATGAGGACTCTGGAGAACCTGAAGATATTGAAGATATTGAACCAGAAGAAGAAACTGCAAATACAGATGAGCAAGCAACGCTCATTTCTCATCCAGTTGAAGCAGAAGAGTTAACTAGAGATGAAGAATGCTTGGAGACTGTTCAAGAGAATACTACTGATACTGAAGAGACTCAAATAGCTGAAAGTGCATCAGAGTTCAGAAGAATTGAGACTGGAGAGGTAATTGTTCATGAGATCAAAGAAATCAATGAACCTGAAGAGGTAATTGTTAACGAGGCTAAAGAAATCAATGAATCTGAAGAGACTATTGAAACAGAAAATATATCTAAATCTGAGACAGAGGAGTCTCAATGCGAAGAGATAATTGTTAACGAGGCTGAAACCACAGATGAGCCTGAAAAGCAACCTGAAGAGGAGATAACTGTTGTTAAATCTGAAGAAGTAAGTGAGAAGGAATCTGAAGTTTTAGAAACCTTTGAGATCAAGAGTCTTGACGCAGAGAAAATAGTTGAGCCAGAAATTCTAAATTTACCATCTCCTGCCAATGTTGAAATAGATTCCAATCAACAAGAAGCGATCGACCCAGAGCCATTGGAACCAATCACTAACGAATCACAACTAGTTGCAGAAGTCTCAGACCTAGAACCATTGGCTCTAGAAGCTCTAGTCGCACCAAGAGCCTTGGATGTAGAAAGTAAGGTAGATGACTCTGAGCAGGAGGCGATCGCAACAGAGCCATGCGAGACAAGCAGTAGTAAAGATCAGACTGAGTCAGATGCAAATTCTGAGATTGCAGCAACATCAGATGGATTAGCCCAACCTGAGCAGGAACCGATCGCCTCAGAAATTGAATTGGAATCTGAAGATGTTGCAGTAGATATTGCAGAAACTATAGAAACCAAAACTTCCTTATCTACGGAACTAGAAGCGACCGAATCTCCTGCGATAGAGTCAACAGAAAATATTGAGGAAGAATCGATTGCAGACAATATTGCCGAAAATAATACAGAACACGGAAATGAATCAACATCTGAGGTAGAAATTAGCACTCTAGCAATAGGACAGGAGAAGGAAGAAATAAAAGATGTAGATGAGAGACCAGAAGAGTTAGCTCCATCAGATCAAGAGAAACTTTCTCAAGCGGATTTAGAAACCTCAAGACCTGATATTTACGACGAAGAGCGCGACCCTGCCATAGAACCGCAATTTATGGAAACGATTTTAGCGATCGCAGGTAATGACAGTAAGGGCATCAATTTCTTGTTAAATGTAATTGATAGCTATTTAGAAGAAACTCCAAAGCTGGTGCAAGCCATTGACAAGGCAATCGCCCTCAATGATCATCCACGCCTATTGCAAATATTGAATACATTGCGCTCAAGTAGTGACTATATCGGTGCATTGCCCCTATCCTATCAATGTCGCCAGCTTGAATCGGCGGTGAGAGCTAATTATGTGGTGTTGATTTATGCTTGCCTATCACAGGTAGCGATCGAAGCTCAAAGGGCTACTGAAGCATTAAGAATCGAGCGATCGCGCTATGTTTAG
- the lptB gene encoding LPS export ABC transporter ATP-binding protein, translating into MQITLDNVSKNYNGRQVVQQVSLTVKQGEIVGLLGPNGAGKTTSFYMATGLVQPDSGSVWLDQRDITRLPIHQRARLGMAYLAQEATIFRQLSVRDNILLVMQQSHVPKSKRPHRLRTLLEEFRLTKIADTMGIQVSGGERRRTEIARALAVGEEGPKFILLDEPFAGIDPIAVSEIQTIISNLRDRNMGVLITDHNVRETLTITDRAYIMRDGEVFADGSSRELANDPDVRKYYLGEKFHF; encoded by the coding sequence ATGCAAATCACCCTTGACAACGTTAGTAAAAACTACAACGGTAGGCAAGTTGTTCAGCAAGTAAGCCTTACCGTCAAACAGGGAGAAATCGTTGGACTGCTGGGACCGAATGGTGCTGGCAAGACCACCTCGTTTTATATGGCGACAGGACTGGTACAACCTGATAGTGGCAGTGTATGGCTTGACCAGCGAGACATTACTCGCTTACCGATTCATCAAAGAGCTAGGCTAGGGATGGCATATCTGGCACAGGAAGCAACGATTTTTCGGCAGCTCTCGGTGCGAGACAATATCCTCTTAGTAATGCAGCAATCCCATGTACCAAAATCAAAACGCCCACACCGTCTACGCACTTTATTAGAAGAGTTTCGCTTGACCAAGATTGCAGATACAATGGGAATCCAAGTGTCTGGGGGAGAACGTCGCCGCACAGAAATTGCTAGGGCTTTGGCTGTTGGCGAAGAGGGACCAAAATTTATTTTGCTGGATGAGCCTTTTGCGGGGATTGACCCGATCGCTGTTAGCGAAATTCAGACCATTATTAGCAATTTGCGCGATCGCAATATGGGGGTTTTGATCACCGACCATAATGTTCGCGAAACACTGACAATTACGGATCGGGCTTATATCATGCGTGATGGTGAAGTATTTGCCGATGGTTCTAGCCGAGAATTAGCTAACGATCCCGATGTTCGCAAATACTATCTTGGCGAAAAATTTCATTTTTAA
- a CDS encoding Uma2 family endonuclease, with product MADLSDRLLMTYEEYLAWESTQEMRHEFCDGEVIAMAGGSRNHNRVSLNFSKILDNALADRSCEVYIADVKVQVQPRHKYFYPDVVVTCDERDRYDAQVVSFPCLIIEVISPSTEGFDRGFKFSQYRSFETLQEYVLVQVEQPIVEVFQRNDQGQWVFFEYGIGDRLFLKSVNVEIAVSDIYRQIQFEEKPED from the coding sequence ATGGCTGATTTATCTGATCGCCTATTGATGACCTATGAAGAATATCTCGCTTGGGAATCAACCCAAGAAATGCGCCATGAATTTTGTGATGGTGAAGTTATCGCTATGGCTGGCGGTAGCCGTAACCATAATCGAGTCTCACTCAATTTTTCTAAAATCTTAGATAATGCACTAGCTGATCGCTCCTGCGAAGTTTACATTGCTGATGTTAAGGTGCAGGTACAGCCAAGACACAAATATTTTTATCCTGATGTTGTGGTTACTTGCGATGAACGCGATCGCTACGATGCCCAAGTAGTTAGTTTTCCTTGTCTAATTATCGAAGTTATCTCACCTTCGACCGAAGGATTTGATCGCGGCTTTAAGTTTTCGCAATATCGCAGTTTCGAGACTTTGCAAGAGTATGTTTTAGTGCAAGTCGAACAGCCAATTGTGGAAGTGTTTCAGCGTAATGATCAGGGGCAATGGGTGTTTTTTGAGTATGGAATAGGTGATCGGCTATTCCTTAAATCGGTCAATGTCGAAATAGCAGTAAGCGATATATATCGACAAATTCAATTTGAGGAAAAGCCTGAAGATTAG
- the radC gene encoding RadC family protein, producing MTYSLRIVDMAESDRPRERLLSQGVRSLSNAELIAILLGTGQGAGKLSAVGLGQLILQTIGKDRNSDPVAALQTVSPEELMQIEGVGPAKATAILAAIELGKRALYAKLPDLTEVTEPAIAAAALSQDLMWQPQERLAVVMLDNKNRIIAQRIITIGTATETLAHPRDIFREVLKSGAVRLIVAHNHPSGNTTPSPEDIKLTRQLLEAARMLSLPLLDHLILGNGTFSSIRELSTLWKEVPQSE from the coding sequence ATGACTTATTCTCTGCGGATAGTAGATATGGCTGAAAGTGATCGCCCCCGCGAGAGATTGCTCAGTCAGGGAGTTCGCAGTCTATCCAATGCCGAATTAATCGCCATTCTCTTAGGTACAGGACAGGGGGCAGGCAAACTCTCTGCTGTGGGGCTAGGACAGCTAATCCTGCAAACCATCGGTAAAGATCGGAATAGTGATCCTGTGGCAGCGTTGCAAACTGTGTCTCCAGAGGAATTGATGCAAATTGAGGGGGTAGGTCCTGCTAAAGCAACGGCAATTTTGGCAGCGATCGAATTGGGTAAACGCGCCCTTTATGCGAAGTTACCTGATTTAACTGAAGTTACGGAACCTGCGATCGCGGCTGCTGCCCTTAGCCAAGATCTGATGTGGCAACCCCAAGAGCGTCTAGCAGTAGTCATGCTCGACAACAAAAATCGGATCATCGCCCAACGGATCATCACGATTGGTACGGCAACAGAAACGCTTGCCCATCCCCGTGATATTTTCCGCGAGGTTTTAAAAAGTGGTGCAGTCAGGCTCATCGTGGCGCACAATCATCCATCGGGCAATACAACACCAAGTCCTGAAGATATCAAGCTCACGCGCCAATTACTGGAAGCAGCAAGAATGTTGAGTCTTCCTCTCTTAGATCATTTAATTTTAGGCAATGGAACCTTTTCTAGTATTCGTGAACTTTCGACATTATGGAAAGAAGTTCCACAATCAGAATAG
- a CDS encoding LptF/LptG family permease: MATLQTTQPRKKVTNVSQGWLPKLSIMDRYLFTQMLTPFLFGVGAFSSVILAIGSLFELIRLITDSGLSIWTAFQIFGYQVPGFMVYSFPMSMLLATLLSYSRMSGDGETTALRSCGVSTYRLVLPALVLSLFVTGMTYVFNEAIVPAANWQSRSTLRAALNQENLQFKKQDIIYQQYGEVPQEDGTTRQGLVRSFYARNFDGKEMRGLTVLDFSQGQLQQILSAESAVWLPDQNVWKFSKGTTYLVGADGNYRSILRFDDQNLKLPRAPLDLAQEQRSTEEMNISDIRRNIELLQQSGNTKEIRKLEVRLEQKYALPFICVVFAIVGASLGMRPQRTGAALGFGLSVLIIFGYYLLLFICGALGQVEVLSPLAAAWMPNLIGMTAGFIILARVT; this comes from the coding sequence ATGGCAACCTTACAAACGACGCAGCCGAGGAAAAAAGTTACAAACGTGTCGCAGGGATGGCTACCGAAACTATCGATCATGGATCGTTACCTATTCACCCAGATGTTAACCCCATTTTTATTCGGGGTGGGGGCATTTTCCTCGGTGATTTTAGCGATCGGATCACTATTTGAACTAATCCGCCTGATCACAGATTCGGGACTAAGTATTTGGACAGCCTTCCAGATTTTTGGATACCAAGTCCCCGGATTCATGGTGTATTCGTTTCCAATGTCAATGTTACTCGCAACATTGCTCTCCTATAGCCGTATGTCTGGAGATGGCGAGACTACGGCTTTACGTAGCTGTGGAGTTAGTACCTATCGCCTAGTCTTACCTGCGTTGGTGCTAAGCCTATTTGTTACAGGAATGACCTATGTGTTTAATGAAGCGATCGTCCCTGCGGCAAACTGGCAGTCACGAAGTACCTTAAGAGCTGCCCTCAACCAAGAAAATCTTCAGTTTAAAAAGCAAGATATTATCTATCAACAATATGGGGAAGTGCCGCAAGAAGATGGCACAACTAGGCAGGGCTTAGTTCGTAGTTTTTATGCCCGTAACTTTGATGGCAAGGAAATGCGCGGGTTAACGGTTTTAGATTTTTCGCAAGGACAACTTCAGCAAATTTTATCTGCGGAGTCCGCAGTTTGGCTGCCCGATCAAAATGTCTGGAAATTTAGTAAAGGCACAACCTATCTAGTCGGAGCAGATGGCAACTATCGCAGTATTCTCCGCTTTGATGATCAAAACCTTAAACTTCCTCGCGCTCCCCTAGATTTAGCCCAAGAGCAACGCAGTACCGAAGAAATGAATATTAGCGATATTCGTCGCAATATTGAGTTGCTACAACAATCTGGCAATACCAAAGAGATCCGTAAGCTAGAGGTCAGACTGGAGCAAAAGTATGCACTGCCCTTTATCTGTGTCGTATTTGCGATCGTTGGGGCATCTTTGGGAATGCGCCCCCAACGTACTGGGGCAGCCCTTGGTTTTGGCTTGAGTGTGTTAATTATTTTTGGCTATTACTTACTGCTGTTTATCTGTGGCGCACTCGGACAAGTTGAGGTTCTCTCACCCCTCGCCGCCGCATGGATGCCAAATCTAATTGGCATGACGGCTGGATTTATTATTCTTGCTCGTGTCACATAA
- a CDS encoding protein kinase domain-containing protein: protein MIDTVISQRYQIIQNLGSGGFGQTFLAKDLQLPDHPKCVVKRLKPATSDANILQIASRLFESEARILHKLGSHDRIPRLLAHFEEAHEFYLVQELIDGYELTNELIATERSEDGYPVGRMNEAQAIAFLLDVLEILVFVHQQGAIHRDIKPANLMRRRSDGKLVLIDFGAVKQVETATVIASTVAIGTDGYMPNEQAIGKPRPCSDLYAVGVIAIQGLTGVPPSLLSEDMETGELAWRQSPPYAATKYRTQISDELARVITKLVKYDFRDRYQSAAEALADIQNLYIPIAPTILSKPIQISTSTNTQDLTAIARLSDEVKPTVAPRDHLPSKPKNWLVIGAIALVSGIMATGAVIFFRPSPTPKSEVNISAISPSPQYLFLSEREIADQDLINKSAFELDIMRNEVFARYGRRFQDPELQAYFSKQPWYNPTYQPNQFPEDLLTPIEIKNVTYIRDFQARNSRNVNLSNPSSNNLQEAKCDYSKRIISDPNPPINVRTGAGKDYAIVGTLDNGIQITVKVEKQGWLQISTPIEGWVAANRTKPLCL from the coding sequence ATGATTGATACTGTAATTAGTCAGCGATATCAAATCATCCAAAACCTTGGCAGTGGAGGGTTTGGACAAACATTTTTAGCTAAAGACCTGCAACTACCCGATCATCCCAAATGTGTAGTCAAACGCTTAAAACCTGCAACTAGCGATGCCAATATCTTGCAAATTGCGAGTCGTCTTTTTGAGTCAGAAGCGCGAATTCTACACAAGTTAGGCAGTCATGATCGCATTCCGCGATTGCTGGCTCATTTTGAAGAAGCCCATGAATTTTATCTAGTCCAAGAGTTAATTGATGGCTATGAACTGACCAATGAATTAATCGCCACAGAACGCTCGGAAGATGGTTATCCTGTGGGGCGAATGAATGAAGCACAGGCGATCGCTTTTTTATTAGATGTACTAGAAATTTTAGTTTTTGTACATCAACAGGGAGCTATTCATCGTGATATTAAACCTGCGAATTTAATGCGGCGGCGATCCGATGGCAAATTAGTTCTGATTGATTTTGGGGCAGTCAAACAAGTGGAGACGGCAACGGTGATCGCTTCGACGGTGGCGATTGGCACTGATGGCTATATGCCCAACGAGCAAGCGATCGGCAAGCCCCGCCCCTGTAGCGATCTCTATGCCGTAGGAGTAATCGCGATCCAAGGTTTGACAGGAGTTCCCCCCAGTTTATTGTCAGAAGACATGGAGACAGGTGAACTGGCATGGCGACAATCTCCCCCCTATGCAGCGACAAAATATCGCACCCAGATTAGTGATGAGTTGGCGAGAGTAATCACCAAACTCGTAAAATATGACTTTCGCGATCGCTACCAGTCTGCTGCCGAAGCATTAGCAGATATCCAAAATTTGTATATACCAATCGCACCAACCATTCTATCTAAACCTATTCAAATCAGTACTTCAACAAATACTCAAGATTTAACGGCGATCGCGAGGTTGAGCGATGAGGTGAAACCAACCGTTGCCCCCAGAGATCATCTGCCATCCAAGCCCAAAAATTGGCTAGTAATTGGGGCGATCGCCTTAGTATCAGGAATTATGGCTACGGGTGCAGTTATCTTCTTCCGTCCATCACCTACCCCAAAAAGTGAAGTCAATATCAGTGCTATTTCCCCTAGTCCCCAATATTTGTTTTTGTCAGAACGGGAGATTGCCGATCAGGATTTGATCAATAAGAGTGCATTTGAGCTAGACATCATGCGTAATGAAGTGTTTGCGAGGTATGGTCGTCGCTTTCAAGATCCTGAATTGCAAGCCTATTTTAGTAAACAGCCTTGGTATAACCCCACATACCAACCCAACCAATTTCCTGAAGATCTCCTAACACCGATTGAGATCAAGAATGTTACATATATTCGTGATTTTCAAGCTCGTAACAGTCGAAATGTAAACTTATCAAATCCTAGCTCTAATAATCTCCAAGAAGCTAAGTGTGACTATAGTAAACGCATAATTTCTGACCCCAACCCACCCATTAATGTCCGCACAGGTGCAGGCAAAGACTATGCGATCGTGGGGACTCTCGATAATGGCATACAAATCACGGTTAAGGTTGAAAAGCAAGGCTGGCTACAAATTTCTACTCCAATCGAAGGTTGGGTTGCTGCCAATCGCACCAAGCCTCTATGTCTTTAA
- a CDS encoding LptA/OstA family protein gives MKTSITSLFQGKEKFQGKKEKGKTKRTLAISKLFLIVLPLLAIATSSLPPTQAQSVNTALTIRADVQEANSITGVVTATGNVKMSYPARQIDAIAEQAQYFSKEQRVVLTGNVIVTQEGVNSIKAQTITYLVSEGKFVASPPNNQQVETIYVVPDRDATSTPATSASPVTQIKPAFKKQQVSPPTLENTSEKLPAKP, from the coding sequence ATGAAGACATCAATCACTTCACTTTTTCAAGGGAAAGAAAAATTTCAAGGGAAAAAAGAAAAAGGAAAAACTAAGCGAACATTAGCAATTAGTAAGTTATTCCTAATTGTGTTGCCGCTTTTGGCGATCGCCACTAGCTCGTTGCCACCAACACAAGCCCAGTCGGTGAATACAGCACTCACTATCCGTGCCGATGTCCAAGAGGCTAACTCGATTACTGGCGTAGTCACAGCAACAGGCAATGTAAAAATGAGTTATCCTGCCCGACAGATCGATGCGATCGCCGAGCAAGCACAGTATTTTTCTAAGGAACAGCGCGTAGTTTTGACGGGCAATGTGATTGTCACGCAGGAAGGAGTCAATAGCATCAAAGCTCAAACCATTACCTATCTTGTCAGCGAAGGTAAATTTGTCGCTTCTCCCCCCAATAATCAGCAGGTAGAAACCATTTATGTTGTCCCAGATCGTGACGCAACCAGTACGCCTGCAACTTCTGCCTCCCCTGTCACCCAAATCAAACCTGCCTTTAAAAAGCAACAAGTCAGCCCACCAACTCTAGAAAATACGTCTGAGAAGTTACCAGCAAAACCATAA
- a CDS encoding Spy/CpxP family protein refolding chaperone, with product MFRDIKKVLAITCVSMAVGAATIPSIVSAQDSTQSPTTTSTAKRKPHQGEGWKKLNLTDAQKAQIKTIHENAKTRRQSVFTPEQRAIMEQARQSGDRKGVRKSLNLTDAQKQQLKAIMQDTKSQVQSVLTPEQKQQLEQMQQQRKERRNARQGTPR from the coding sequence ATGTTTCGTGATATCAAAAAAGTTTTAGCGATCACCTGTGTAAGTATGGCAGTTGGCGCAGCAACAATTCCTAGCATTGTTTCGGCACAAGATTCTACTCAAAGCCCAACTACAACCAGTACCGCAAAACGCAAGCCTCATCAAGGTGAAGGCTGGAAAAAGCTAAACTTGACCGATGCTCAGAAAGCCCAAATCAAGACCATTCATGAGAATGCCAAAACGCGCCGTCAAAGTGTATTCACTCCTGAACAACGCGCAATTATGGAACAAGCTCGTCAGTCTGGCGATCGCAAGGGTGTCCGTAAGTCGCTGAACCTAACCGATGCTCAAAAGCAACAGTTAAAAGCGATCATGCAAGATACCAAGTCACAAGTACAGAGTGTATTGACTCCTGAACAGAAGCAACAACTTGAACAAATGCAGCAACAACGGAAAGAGCGCCGCAATGCAAGACAAGGAACTCCTCGCTAG
- the nblS gene encoding two-component system sensor histidine kinase NblS has product MNFLLQIYNTSRRWWTEFSLQTKLMALITLLVSLLMSAVTFWAVNDIQTDARLNDTRFGKDLGLLLAANVAPLVAKNDLEEVTRLSKEFYDSSSSIRYILYADPDGEIFYGIPFNSNEVQNSLSIRRRIQLPEDPMSRPDRPLVRQHITPQGEVTDVFVNLQHDGKSLGIIAIGINPNPTAVASSGLTLDVTTAVFVSIWAMVILGAASNAVTITRPLRELVAGVQNIASGNFKQRIDLPFGGELGELIRSFNEMAQRLKTYEEQNIEELTAQKAKLETLVSTIADGALLLDSDMRIVLANPAAIKIMGWEQDAETSSWKGKSILNILPERLSEELGRSLMQIATGDREGGEFRIMASGDKGDSVLAHAFRIWITSVLSSSNEIKGIAITIQDITREVELNAAQSRFISNVSHELRTPLFNIKSFIETLHEYGDELSDEQKKEFLGTANNETDRLTRLVNDVLDLSRLESGRQYHFSAIDLSETIEQTVRTYKLNASSKGIDLLHEIAPNLERIWGNYDLILQVLSNLVGNALKFTEAGGKVTIRIYPWQDQTTTHPHRIVNYVRVEVEDTGCGIPAEDCDRVFDRFYRVEDKVHTLEGTGLGLSIVRNIIEKHHSTIHIKSEVGVGTTFWFDLSVYQDRCELPVAGAISTPVQAMTV; this is encoded by the coding sequence ATGAACTTTTTGCTTCAAATTTACAATACATCCCGACGTTGGTGGACAGAGTTTTCACTCCAAACGAAGCTAATGGCTCTGATTACGCTGCTAGTGTCTTTGCTAATGAGTGCAGTCACATTTTGGGCAGTCAACGATATTCAGACCGATGCTCGCCTCAATGATACGCGCTTTGGCAAAGACTTGGGATTGCTACTTGCTGCTAATGTTGCCCCTTTAGTTGCGAAAAATGATCTAGAGGAAGTAACACGCCTATCTAAAGAATTTTACGATAGTAGCTCTAGCATTCGCTACATTCTCTATGCTGATCCCGATGGTGAAATTTTTTACGGTATCCCATTTAATTCCAATGAGGTACAAAATTCGCTGAGCATCAGGCGGCGGATTCAGTTACCCGAAGATCCGATGTCGCGCCCCGATCGCCCTTTGGTTCGCCAGCATATTACGCCACAGGGGGAAGTAACAGATGTGTTTGTGAATTTACAACATGATGGTAAATCACTAGGAATTATTGCGATCGGGATTAATCCTAATCCGACGGCAGTTGCCTCTTCGGGACTGACTTTAGATGTGACCACAGCTGTCTTTGTGTCGATTTGGGCAATGGTGATTTTGGGGGCTGCCTCGAATGCGGTGACAATTACGCGACCACTGCGGGAACTAGTGGCTGGGGTACAAAATATTGCCAGTGGTAATTTTAAGCAACGTATTGATCTGCCTTTTGGGGGTGAATTAGGGGAATTGATTCGTAGTTTTAATGAGATGGCTCAAAGGCTCAAAACCTATGAAGAACAGAACATTGAGGAGTTAACGGCTCAAAAGGCAAAGCTGGAAACCTTGGTATCGACGATCGCTGATGGGGCATTATTACTCGACTCAGATATGCGAATTGTCCTCGCTAACCCTGCGGCAATTAAAATCATGGGCTGGGAGCAGGATGCAGAAACCAGTAGCTGGAAAGGTAAAAGTATCTTAAATATTTTGCCAGAGCGACTCAGTGAAGAATTAGGACGATCGCTGATGCAAATTGCCACAGGCGATCGCGAAGGCGGCGAATTTCGGATCATGGCATCGGGTGATAAGGGGGACTCGGTGCTAGCCCATGCCTTTAGAATCTGGATTACTAGCGTACTTAGCTCCAGCAACGAGATTAAGGGGATTGCGATCACGATCCAAGACATTACCCGTGAGGTGGAGCTAAATGCTGCCCAGAGTCGCTTTATTAGCAATGTCAGCCATGAGTTACGCACACCATTATTTAATATCAAGTCCTTTATTGAGACTTTGCATGAATATGGCGATGAGTTAAGCGATGAACAGAAAAAAGAATTTCTCGGTACGGCAAATAATGAAACCGATCGCCTGACGCGCCTTGTCAATGATGTACTGGATCTCTCGCGCCTCGAGTCGGGTCGTCAATATCATTTCTCGGCGATCGATCTATCCGAAACCATCGAACAAACTGTACGCACCTATAAGCTCAATGCTTCCTCTAAGGGTATTGATCTGCTCCATGAGATTGCGCCAAATCTAGAAAGAATTTGGGGTAATTATGATTTGATTTTGCAGGTGTTATCTAACCTCGTTGGTAATGCGCTCAAATTCACTGAAGCTGGGGGTAAAGTCACGATCCGTATTTATCCTTGGCAAGACCAAACCACCACCCATCCCCATCGCATTGTCAATTATGTGCGGGTCGAAGTCGAAGATACAGGTTGTGGTATTCCTGCCGAAGATTGCGATCGCGTATTTGATCGCTTTTACCGCGTCGAGGATAAAGTGCATACCCTTGAAGGTACTGGCTTAGGTCTATCGATTGTCCGTAACATCATCGAAAAACACCATAGTACGATCCACATTAAGAGTGAGGTTGGTGTGGGTACGACGTTCTGGTTTGACTTGAGTGTGTATCAAGATCGTTGTGAGTTACCAGTAGCTGGCGCGATCTCTACACCAGTTCAAGCAATGACGGTTTAA